The following coding sequences are from one Novosphingobium sp. Gsoil 351 window:
- a CDS encoding low temperature requirement protein A, translated as MAEAPSGIGAALAGAREQSRRSLLRNHGGGHASVSNLELFFDLVFVFAITQLSHFLLQHLDWLGAAQTIILFFAVWWAWMYTTWATNWIDPDRPANRFLIGAVMLASLVMACALPGAFGAYAWQFVSAYLTVQIGRTAYTSYALGEWKRGSGFNMLRASLWFGVSAIPWIGGLLTDQSLLRMAWWTAALAIEYAGPLALFWFPWLGRSRPQDWEISGSHMAERCGLFIIVALGEGLIITGATYAGAEPMRGIDAAFVNAFLGSFAMWWIYFDIGARRGAWHIEHHEVPGLIARQAFTYWHLPIVAGIVLLAVVDELTLAHPFDPVHPDFVALVAGGMALFVGGNMAFKRISSGSPWYPLSHGIGLGLTLAIAVWGLATSPPRLALAAASTIALATIALWEWGSFHGGWIERMEARGWWLGRVLRRRMDRGRARREAKAAAKA; from the coding sequence ATGGCTGAGGCGCCGTCGGGCATCGGCGCGGCACTCGCCGGTGCGCGCGAACAGTCGCGGCGCTCGCTACTGCGCAACCATGGCGGCGGCCATGCCTCGGTCAGCAATCTCGAGCTGTTCTTCGACCTCGTGTTCGTGTTCGCGATCACCCAGCTATCGCACTTCCTGCTCCAGCATCTGGACTGGCTGGGGGCGGCACAGACCATCATCCTGTTTTTCGCGGTGTGGTGGGCATGGATGTACACCACCTGGGCGACCAACTGGATCGATCCCGATCGCCCCGCCAACCGGTTTCTGATCGGCGCGGTGATGCTCGCCAGCCTGGTCATGGCCTGCGCGCTGCCGGGAGCGTTCGGCGCCTATGCGTGGCAGTTCGTGTCGGCCTATTTGACCGTACAGATCGGCCGTACCGCCTACACTTCGTACGCCCTGGGCGAATGGAAGCGCGGCAGCGGCTTCAACATGCTGCGTGCATCGCTGTGGTTCGGCGTATCCGCGATCCCGTGGATAGGCGGATTGCTGACCGATCAGTCGCTACTCCGCATGGCCTGGTGGACCGCCGCGCTGGCGATCGAATATGCCGGGCCGCTGGCGCTCTTCTGGTTTCCCTGGCTTGGCCGTTCGCGCCCTCAGGACTGGGAGATTTCCGGCAGTCACATGGCCGAACGCTGCGGCCTGTTCATCATCGTGGCGCTGGGCGAAGGGCTGATCATCACCGGCGCGACCTACGCGGGGGCGGAGCCGATGCGCGGTATCGATGCCGCCTTCGTCAACGCCTTCCTCGGTTCGTTCGCAATGTGGTGGATATACTTCGACATCGGCGCGCGGCGCGGGGCCTGGCATATCGAGCATCACGAAGTGCCCGGCCTGATCGCGCGGCAGGCGTTCACCTATTGGCATTTACCGATCGTCGCGGGCATCGTCCTCCTCGCGGTGGTCGATGAATTGACCCTCGCCCACCCATTCGACCCCGTTCACCCCGATTTCGTCGCGCTCGTCGCGGGTGGAATGGCGCTGTTCGTTGGGGGCAACATGGCGTTCAAGCGGATCTCGAGCGGCAGCCCGTGGTATCCGCTGTCGCATGGCATCGGGCTGGGATTGACGCTGGCCATCGCGGTATGGGGTCTCGCCACCTCCCCGCCGCGCCTGGCGCTGGCCGCGGCCAGCACGATCGCCCTGGCGACGATCGCCCTGTGGGAGTGGGGCAGCTTCCACGGCGGATGGATCGAGCGGATGGAGGCGCGCGGCTGGTGGCTTGGCCGTGTACTGCGCCGCCGCATGGATCGCGGCCGGGCGCGGCGGGAGGCCAAGGCGGCAGCGAAGGCCTAG
- a CDS encoding alpha/beta fold hydrolase — protein sequence MIVEQTRVALAGGIELDVVDVGPKSVGGRDAPVLIFLHGFPESHRTWRHQIAHFSDRFRCIAPDQRGYRGSSKPQEVSAYTPDKLIGDVFQLADALGVGSFTIVGHDWGGAIAWGVALTGQASGRVNRAVIANAPHPTIFSKLLWLNPRQRESSQYFRAFRDPANDALVHAGGLGAMLLKAFGDRMVGGDDPMEPDERAALLSDWQDREAAIGMLNWYRASPMEVPPMDAPFALPAGYAERPMPPLTIPTLVVWAMDDLALPPENLAGMEELVTDLTVVKVPDCGHFVPWEAPAAVNAAMDAFLSRTAADG from the coding sequence TTGATCGTGGAGCAGACCCGCGTCGCCCTCGCCGGCGGGATCGAACTTGATGTCGTCGATGTGGGGCCAAAGTCTGTGGGCGGGCGCGATGCGCCGGTCCTGATCTTCCTCCACGGGTTCCCCGAATCGCACCGCACCTGGCGCCACCAGATCGCGCATTTTTCCGACAGGTTCCGCTGCATCGCGCCCGACCAGCGCGGCTATCGCGGCTCATCGAAGCCGCAAGAGGTCTCCGCCTACACCCCCGACAAGCTGATCGGCGACGTTTTCCAACTCGCCGACGCGCTCGGTGTGGGCAGCTTCACCATCGTCGGTCACGACTGGGGCGGGGCGATCGCCTGGGGGGTGGCGCTCACCGGGCAGGCGAGCGGGCGGGTCAATCGTGCGGTTATCGCCAACGCGCCGCATCCCACAATCTTTTCCAAGCTACTATGGCTCAACCCGCGTCAGCGCGAATCGAGCCAGTATTTCCGGGCCTTTCGCGATCCCGCAAACGATGCGCTGGTTCACGCGGGCGGGCTCGGCGCGATGCTGCTCAAGGCCTTCGGCGATCGGATGGTCGGCGGCGACGATCCGATGGAACCCGACGAGCGCGCGGCGCTCTTGTCCGACTGGCAGGACCGCGAGGCTGCCATCGGCATGCTCAATTGGTATCGCGCCTCCCCGATGGAGGTGCCGCCCATGGATGCGCCCTTCGCGCTGCCGGCTGGGTACGCCGAGAGGCCGATGCCTCCGCTCACTATTCCGACACTTGTCGTCTGGGCGATGGACGACTTGGCGCTGCCGCCTGAAAACCTTGCGGGCATGGAAGAATTGGTCACCGACCTGACCGTCGTGAAGGTCCCCGATTGCGGACACTTCGTGCCGTGGGAGGCGCCCGCCGCGGTCAACGCGGCGATGGATGCGTTCCTTTCCCGCACCGCGGCAGATGGCTGA
- a CDS encoding J domain-containing protein, translating into MRLNKFHGRVDGSNRPCAAPGCDEAGEFRAPGERRPGFDGPGDYRWFCLGHVRAFNSSYDWFEGMSAEEILMAQHPVAGWERETRAFSAAAGIDQAPRWADFTDPLEAISGRARARRPVARADGRVLTAEQRRALELLALSHDADRTALRRRYTELVRKYHPDRNGGDRSFEARLQQVVEAYQALRKIL; encoded by the coding sequence GTGAGGCTCAACAAGTTCCACGGCCGTGTCGATGGCAGCAACCGCCCCTGCGCCGCGCCAGGCTGCGACGAGGCAGGCGAGTTCCGCGCTCCCGGGGAACGCCGGCCAGGCTTCGACGGGCCGGGCGATTATCGCTGGTTCTGCCTCGGCCACGTGCGCGCGTTCAATTCGAGCTACGACTGGTTCGAGGGGATGAGCGCCGAGGAAATCCTTATGGCCCAGCATCCCGTGGCGGGGTGGGAGCGCGAGACTCGCGCGTTCAGCGCCGCAGCCGGAATCGACCAGGCCCCGCGCTGGGCGGATTTCACCGACCCGCTCGAAGCGATCTCGGGGCGGGCCCGGGCAAGGCGGCCGGTGGCGCGCGCCGATGGACGGGTGCTGACTGCGGAGCAGCGCCGCGCACTGGAGTTGCTGGCGCTCAGCCACGACGCCGACCGCACCGCCCTGCGCCGCCGCTACACCGAACTGGTCCGCAAGTATCATCCCGACCGCAACGGTGGCGACCGCAGCTTCGAGGCGCGCCTGCAGCAGGTGGTCGAGGCGTATCAGGCGCTCAGGAAGATTCTTTAG
- a CDS encoding pirin family protein, with the protein MIVQSITPVTHDLGGFKVRRVLPGKARTMVGPFIFVDEFGPAKLEIGQAMDVRPHPHINLATVTWLFEGAIDHRDSLGTYATIRPGQVNLMTAGRGIVHSERSPQAERAIGPTMYGMQTWLALPDGREEIDPAFEAQTDLPLIEAGGASARVIMGELWGQRAPTTCHAETIYAEIVLGPSGSIPIDAEADERAVMLVGGEASIGGTDLVLYELAVLAPGAALTLASATGARLMLLGGEAFTTPRHVWWNFVSSSRERINQAKDDWREGRLGVVPGDSEEFIPLPQVPSTVSYP; encoded by the coding sequence ATGATCGTCCAGTCCATCACACCCGTCACCCACGATCTGGGTGGATTCAAGGTCCGCCGGGTGCTTCCGGGCAAGGCGCGGACGATGGTCGGGCCGTTCATCTTCGTCGATGAATTCGGCCCGGCGAAGCTGGAGATCGGCCAGGCGATGGATGTGCGTCCGCACCCGCACATCAATCTCGCCACCGTAACCTGGCTGTTCGAGGGCGCAATCGACCATCGCGACAGCCTGGGCACTTACGCCACGATTCGGCCGGGCCAGGTCAACCTGATGACCGCGGGACGGGGCATCGTCCATTCCGAGCGTAGCCCGCAAGCGGAGCGCGCGATTGGCCCGACGATGTACGGCATGCAGACTTGGCTGGCGTTGCCCGACGGGCGCGAGGAAATAGACCCGGCGTTCGAAGCGCAGACCGATCTGCCGCTGATCGAGGCGGGCGGGGCCAGCGCGCGGGTGATCATGGGCGAACTGTGGGGCCAGCGCGCGCCGACCACCTGCCACGCGGAAACCATATATGCCGAAATCGTGCTGGGACCGAGCGGATCGATCCCCATCGATGCGGAGGCCGACGAGCGCGCGGTCATGCTGGTGGGCGGCGAAGCGAGCATCGGCGGGACCGACCTGGTGCTGTACGAACTCGCCGTCCTTGCCCCCGGTGCGGCACTGACGCTTGCATCGGCCACCGGAGCCCGCCTCATGCTGCTCGGCGGCGAAGCCTTCACGACCCCGCGCCATGTCTGGTGGAACTTCGTCTCGTCCTCGCGCGAGCGGATCAACCAGGCCAAGGACGACTGGCGCGAGGGTCGCTTGGGCGTCGTTCCCGGTGACAGCGAAGAGTTCATCCCCCTGCCCCAGGTCCCCAGCACGGTGAGCTACCCATGA
- a CDS encoding acyl-CoA thioesterase II — protein sequence MSEADAPAPEHLVRWLVKLLDVKPGVAPDSYVGRRKRGGVGRVFGGQVIAQALAAAERTVLQDREAHSLHAYFLRGGSEDHEIEFAVARDLDGGSFSNRRVVASQQGRPILNLTASFHRREEGVSHQDEMPDVHPPEDLPSERELRLKYASEFAKDRQAAMLAPRPIELRPAEKRHWMGGEPGLPLANTWFRAVAPLPNDPRIHRAVLAYASDMTLLGTCTMPHGLSWARGNVMGVSLDHAVWFHDDVRADQWLLYATDSTWAGRGRGMNRGRIFTRDGRLVASTAQEGLIRVLDKPRS from the coding sequence ATGAGCGAAGCCGACGCACCCGCCCCCGAACATCTGGTCCGCTGGCTGGTCAAGCTGCTCGACGTCAAGCCGGGCGTGGCCCCCGATAGCTATGTCGGGCGACGCAAGCGCGGCGGCGTGGGCCGTGTGTTCGGCGGCCAGGTGATCGCCCAGGCGCTCGCCGCGGCGGAGCGGACGGTGCTTCAGGATCGCGAGGCGCATTCGCTCCACGCCTACTTCCTGCGCGGCGGCAGCGAAGATCACGAGATCGAATTTGCGGTCGCGCGCGATCTCGACGGGGGCAGCTTCTCAAACCGCCGGGTGGTCGCCAGCCAGCAGGGGCGCCCGATCCTCAACCTCACGGCGTCGTTCCATCGGCGTGAGGAGGGGGTCAGCCATCAGGACGAGATGCCCGATGTCCATCCGCCCGAGGACTTGCCGAGCGAGCGCGAACTGCGGCTCAAATATGCCTCCGAATTCGCCAAGGATCGGCAGGCCGCGATGCTCGCGCCGCGTCCGATCGAACTGCGCCCCGCGGAAAAGCGCCATTGGATGGGCGGAGAGCCGGGGCTGCCACTTGCGAATACGTGGTTCCGCGCGGTAGCGCCGCTGCCTAACGATCCGCGCATCCACCGCGCGGTGCTCGCCTACGCCAGCGACATGACCTTGCTCGGCACGTGCACGATGCCGCATGGGCTGTCGTGGGCGCGGGGCAACGTGATGGGGGTCAGCCTCGATCACGCGGTGTGGTTTCATGACGACGTCCGCGCCGACCAGTGGCTGCTCTACGCCACCGACAGCACCTGGGCGGGCCGAGGCCGGGGGATGAACCGTGGCCGAATCTTCACGCGCGACGGGCGGCTCGTCGCCAGCACCGCGCAGGAAGGTCTGATCCGGGTGCTCGACAAGCCCCGAAGCTAG
- a CDS encoding VOC family protein, producing the protein MTTPKNLVCLWYDGTAEEAANFYAATFPDTHVTAVHRAPGDYPDGHKGDVLTVEFSVLGIPCIGLNGGPMFPQTEAFSFQIATDDQAETDRYWNAIVGNGGAESQCGWCKDKWGLNWQITPRVLTRAMAQGGDVAKRAFEAMMPMKKIDVAAIEAAVNADA; encoded by the coding sequence ATGACCACGCCCAAGAATCTCGTCTGTTTGTGGTACGACGGCACCGCCGAGGAAGCCGCCAACTTCTATGCCGCGACCTTTCCCGATACACATGTCACCGCGGTCCACCGCGCGCCGGGCGACTATCCCGACGGCCACAAGGGCGATGTCCTGACCGTCGAGTTCAGCGTTCTCGGCATTCCCTGCATCGGTCTCAACGGCGGCCCGATGTTTCCCCAGACCGAAGCGTTTTCGTTCCAGATTGCGACCGACGATCAGGCCGAGACCGACCGCTACTGGAACGCCATCGTCGGCAACGGCGGCGCCGAAAGTCAGTGCGGCTGGTGCAAAGACAAGTGGGGGCTCAACTGGCAAATCACGCCGCGGGTGCTGACCCGGGCGATGGCCCAGGGCGGCGACGTGGCCAAACGCGCGTTCGAAGCGATGATGCCGATGAAGAAGATCGATGTCGCGGCGATCGAGGCCGCGGTGAATGCCGATGCGTAA
- a CDS encoding glutathione S-transferase family protein: MMLALYGHPFSSYTWKALIALYANATPFEFRMVDPDHPDNSAFVAQASPLGRFPVLVDGSRTVFEATAIIDYLHLRHAGPAQLLPADPEAAVEMRMIDRVFDLSVMDVMQEIVAEHLRSPEDPDPAVASRVHDRLDRSYRWIDRWLGDNPPGDTITLVECAAAPSLFYADWVHRIPPELDRLRAWRAHLLALPPVKRCVDEARPYRAYFPLGAPDRD, translated from the coding sequence GTGATGCTGGCGCTCTATGGTCATCCGTTCTCGTCCTACACCTGGAAGGCGCTGATCGCGCTTTACGCCAACGCCACGCCGTTCGAGTTTCGGATGGTCGATCCCGATCATCCGGATAACTCCGCGTTCGTCGCCCAGGCCAGTCCGCTGGGGCGCTTTCCGGTTCTGGTCGATGGCTCGCGGACGGTGTTCGAGGCCACCGCGATCATCGATTATCTTCACCTGCGCCATGCCGGCCCCGCCCAGTTGCTTCCGGCCGATCCCGAGGCTGCGGTGGAGATGCGGATGATCGACCGGGTCTTCGACCTGTCGGTGATGGATGTGATGCAGGAAATCGTTGCCGAACACCTCCGATCACCGGAGGATCCCGATCCCGCGGTGGCCTCGCGCGTTCACGACCGGCTGGATCGGTCCTATCGCTGGATCGACCGCTGGCTGGGCGACAACCCACCGGGCGACACGATCACACTCGTCGAGTGCGCGGCAGCGCCTTCGCTATTCTATGCCGATTGGGTCCATCGGATTCCGCCAGAGCTGGATCGCCTGCGCGCCTGGCGCGCGCACCTGCTCGCCCTGCCCCCGGTCAAGCGCTGCGTCGACGAGGCCCGCCCCTACCGAGCCTACTTCCCGCTCGGCGCACCCGATCGCGATTGA
- a CDS encoding BolA family transcriptional regulator, with protein sequence MKTPIAHEMGRLLQTAFAPTALVVTNDSARHHGHAGDDGSGESHFTVEIESAAFVGVSRLERQRMINRALGDLPGQRVHALAIRARAPGE encoded by the coding sequence ATGAAAACCCCGATCGCGCACGAAATGGGACGCCTGCTCCAAACCGCCTTCGCGCCGACGGCGCTGGTGGTAACCAACGACAGCGCCCGCCACCACGGCCATGCCGGCGACGACGGCAGCGGCGAATCGCATTTCACCGTCGAGATCGAGAGCGCCGCGTTTGTCGGCGTCTCGCGGCTCGAACGCCAGCGCATGATCAACCGCGCCCTCGGCGACCTTCCCGGCCAACGGGTCCATGCGCTGGCGATCAGGGCCCGAGCGCCCGGCGAATGA
- a CDS encoding DUF1428 domain-containing protein, translated as MVEEGAPSPGDYVQGFILPVPEGRREDYRKMAAEAWPMFEGYGATSVLEAWGVDVPEGKQTDFYRAVKAQPGEKIVFSWMTWPSREVCDAAAEKMQSDPEMKMPDDMPFDGNRMVYGGFEPVVVMGER; from the coding sequence ATCGTCGAGGAAGGCGCTCCCTCCCCCGGCGACTACGTCCAGGGCTTCATCCTTCCGGTGCCCGAGGGTCGACGCGAGGATTATCGCAAGATGGCGGCCGAAGCGTGGCCGATGTTCGAGGGCTATGGCGCCACCAGCGTGCTGGAGGCCTGGGGTGTCGACGTGCCGGAAGGCAAGCAGACCGACTTCTACCGGGCGGTCAAGGCTCAACCGGGCGAGAAGATCGTGTTCTCGTGGATGACGTGGCCCTCGCGCGAGGTCTGCGACGCGGCGGCCGAGAAGATGCAGTCCGATCCCGAGATGAAGATGCCCGACGACATGCCGTTCGACGGCAACCGCATGGTTTACGGTGGGTTCGAACCCGTCGTCGTCATGGGAGAAAGGTAA
- a CDS encoding SDR family NAD(P)-dependent oxidoreductase has protein sequence MNEQTVWITGASSGIGEALAKESSKRGARVILSGRNIAELDRVASECGETLVLPFETTDYDALPGLVARAWDWAAGIDLLINNAGISQRSLAEETEFAVYERIVAVDLLAPIALTQALLPRMVDRKSGRLAFISSIAGKVGVPMRSAYSAAKFGLLGYADALRAELSVHGIQVHGIAPGSIRTNVSRNALTSDGSERGFSDPAIEKGIDPTAAAVEMLDAIAAGQREIVVAHGAEKQMGELTRTPDALFDQVAALMARGYAQQLKAEH, from the coding sequence ATGAACGAACAAACCGTGTGGATCACCGGCGCTTCGAGCGGAATCGGCGAAGCGTTGGCCAAGGAATCCAGCAAGCGCGGTGCGAGAGTCATTCTGTCCGGCCGCAATATCGCCGAGCTCGATCGGGTCGCCTCGGAGTGTGGCGAGACGTTGGTCCTGCCGTTCGAGACAACCGACTACGACGCGCTCCCCGGGCTTGTCGCGAGGGCTTGGGATTGGGCTGCCGGGATCGACCTGTTGATCAACAATGCCGGAATCTCGCAACGTTCGCTCGCCGAGGAAACCGAGTTCGCGGTGTACGAGCGGATCGTCGCGGTCGATCTGCTCGCCCCGATCGCTCTGACCCAGGCACTGCTGCCACGGATGGTGGATCGCAAGTCGGGTCGGCTGGCGTTCATCTCCAGCATCGCGGGCAAAGTTGGGGTGCCCATGCGCAGCGCCTACAGCGCGGCCAAGTTCGGGCTGCTCGGCTATGCCGATGCGCTTCGGGCCGAGCTTTCGGTTCACGGAATTCAGGTCCACGGAATCGCTCCGGGATCGATCCGCACCAACGTTTCGCGCAACGCGCTGACCTCCGACGGGTCGGAGCGTGGGTTCAGCGACCCTGCGATCGAAAAGGGCATCGATCCTACGGCAGCCGCTGTGGAAATGCTCGATGCGATCGCCGCCGGACAGCGCGAGATCGTCGTCGCGCACGGCGCCGAAAAGCAGATGGGCGAGCTCACTCGGACCCCCGATGCGCTGTTCGACCAGGTCGCCGCGTTGATGGCACGCGGCTATGCGCAGCAGCTCAAGGCTGAGCATTGA
- a CDS encoding NUDIX hydrolase, which translates to MTAPRRIRRAARLLVIDEYERLLLFRFTFAGRRAFWATAGGECDPGESFEDAARRELAEETGLVADLGPVIAARRNHFITATGEPVTADERYFRIRVPAGEIATDGHTELERQIMQQHRWFTRAELRDWDEPIFPPEILNLLNR; encoded by the coding sequence ATGACCGCCCCGCGCCGCATCCGCCGCGCCGCGCGGCTGCTGGTGATTGACGAGTATGAGCGGCTGCTGCTGTTCCGCTTCACCTTTGCCGGACGCCGCGCGTTCTGGGCGACGGCGGGGGGCGAGTGCGATCCGGGCGAAAGCTTCGAGGACGCCGCCCGGCGCGAACTGGCAGAGGAAACCGGGCTGGTCGCGGACCTCGGTCCGGTTATCGCTGCGCGAAGGAATCATTTCATCACCGCAACTGGCGAGCCCGTCACGGCCGACGAACGCTATTTCCGCATTCGCGTCCCCGCAGGCGAGATCGCCACGGATGGCCACACCGAACTGGAGCGCCAGATCATGCAGCAGCATCGCTGGTTCACCCGCGCCGAATTGCGCGACTGGGACGAGCCGATCTTCCCTCCCGAAATCCTCAATCTGCTCAATCGCTAG
- a CDS encoding glutathione S-transferase family protein, whose protein sequence is MAEYTFFTNPMSRGQIARWALHEAGADYDQVLVPWADKPAELLAANPMGKVPTLVHHAVSGDRTISEAAAICAYLADAHPGAELAPRETERADYYRWMFFAAGPVEQAIVAKSMGWETPKEREMMVGFGSFDRVLATLEEHLGAGDWVCGERFTMADVYVGSQVDWGLAFGTMPSLPAFEAYAERLRERDGYKAAKAIDNKLIEESQK, encoded by the coding sequence ATGGCCGAATACACCTTCTTCACGAACCCGATGAGCCGCGGTCAGATCGCGCGTTGGGCACTGCACGAGGCGGGCGCCGACTATGATCAGGTCCTGGTTCCCTGGGCGGACAAGCCCGCCGAACTGCTCGCCGCCAACCCGATGGGTAAGGTTCCGACGCTGGTTCACCATGCGGTCAGCGGGGACCGCACGATCAGCGAAGCGGCAGCGATCTGCGCCTATCTCGCCGACGCCCACCCCGGCGCTGAACTCGCCCCGCGCGAGACCGAGCGGGCCGACTACTACCGTTGGATGTTTTTCGCTGCCGGGCCGGTGGAGCAGGCGATCGTCGCCAAGTCGATGGGCTGGGAAACCCCCAAGGAGCGCGAGATGATGGTCGGGTTCGGCAGCTTCGACCGGGTTCTGGCCACCCTCGAGGAGCATCTCGGCGCCGGCGACTGGGTCTGCGGTGAGCGCTTTACGATGGCCGACGTCTATGTCGGCAGCCAGGTCGACTGGGGCCTCGCGTTCGGCACGATGCCATCGCTACCGGCATTCGAAGCCTACGCCGAGCGGCTCCGTGAGCGCGATGGCTACAAAGCGGCCAAGGCCATCGACAATAAACTGATCGAGGAATCCCAGAAATGA
- a CDS encoding SRPBCC family protein, with translation MSDHHELTITRTIAAPPAQVWDIMTNRIEEWWCPKPWRAEFATLERRPGGVSTCTMYGPDGEVHPHPGTVLAWDEGRRFAFTDAIVGDLEPAGPFMIGIWTIEPEGEGTRYTAVARHWTEDSMQRHAEMGFEHGWGACADQLVALCENR, from the coding sequence GTGAGCGACCACCACGAACTTACCATCACCCGCACGATAGCCGCCCCACCCGCGCAAGTCTGGGACATCATGACCAACCGCATAGAGGAGTGGTGGTGCCCCAAGCCGTGGCGCGCGGAATTCGCCACGCTCGAACGCAGGCCCGGGGGCGTTTCGACCTGCACGATGTACGGACCCGATGGCGAGGTCCATCCTCATCCCGGCACCGTTCTCGCCTGGGACGAAGGACGCCGCTTCGCCTTCACCGATGCGATTGTCGGCGATCTCGAGCCCGCGGGGCCCTTCATGATCGGCATCTGGACCATCGAGCCCGAGGGGGAGGGCACCCGCTATACCGCGGTCGCCCGCCACTGGACTGAAGATTCGATGCAGCGTCACGCCGAGATGGGCTTTGAGCACGGCTGGGGCGCATGCGCCGATCAGCTCGTGGCCCTGTGCGAGAACCGATAA
- a CDS encoding VOC family protein: MAKPTGGFIWYELMTTDLDAAARFYGAVIGWNISATSASEGQDYRMIGRSDGGAAGGVLKLSKDMIDHGARPVWLGYLHVADVDAAVAAIEADGGKVQMAAMDIPQGRIAMIADPQGAPIYLMKPIPPADQPDAESDVFSVDQPQRVRWNELQSSDAEASVAFYKSHFGWTQEGEMDMGPMGKYRFVQHDGVGIGAVMPKMEAVPHSVWSFYIGVGDIDRAVAAVTAGGGTLDGAVMEIPGGEFSVHCSDPQGAAFGLVGPRKG, translated from the coding sequence ATGGCCAAGCCCACAGGCGGATTCATCTGGTACGAACTGATGACCACCGATCTCGATGCAGCTGCAAGGTTTTATGGCGCTGTAATCGGGTGGAACATTTCCGCGACGTCCGCCTCCGAAGGTCAGGACTATCGCATGATCGGGCGCAGCGACGGCGGCGCGGCCGGAGGCGTACTAAAGCTCAGCAAAGATATGATCGATCACGGCGCCAGACCGGTTTGGCTCGGCTACCTGCATGTCGCGGATGTCGATGCCGCGGTTGCCGCGATCGAGGCCGACGGCGGCAAGGTGCAGATGGCGGCCATGGACATTCCCCAAGGCCGCATCGCGATGATCGCCGATCCGCAGGGCGCTCCGATCTACCTCATGAAGCCGATCCCACCTGCCGACCAGCCCGACGCGGAGAGTGACGTCTTCTCGGTCGACCAGCCCCAACGCGTGCGCTGGAACGAGCTACAGTCGAGTGACGCCGAAGCTTCGGTGGCATTTTATAAGAGCCACTTCGGCTGGACCCAGGAAGGCGAGATGGACATGGGGCCGATGGGCAAATACCGGTTCGTCCAGCACGACGGGGTCGGCATCGGTGCGGTCATGCCCAAGATGGAGGCGGTGCCGCATAGCGTCTGGTCGTTTTACATCGGCGTGGGCGACATCGATCGGGCCGTAGCCGCGGTGACCGCTGGCGGGGGGACGCTGGACGGTGCGGTGATGGAAATTCCCGGCGGCGAATTCTCTGTTCACTGTTCGGACCCGCAAGGCGCCGCGTTCGGCCTTGTCGGCCCTCGGAAGGGATAA